From the genome of Streptococcus marmotae, one region includes:
- a CDS encoding class I SAM-dependent rRNA methyltransferase — MNTVTVSPSVERKIQQGICVLQAQDFPHLEMKNTVVQLVNQQGHFLGTAYLSVQNKGIGWLVSKKKEPLDRAFFKRLFVEARQKRQSFEESTVTTAYRLFNQDGDGFGGMTIDRYHDYAVFSWYNDYIYSIKEEIVAAFRVVFPDLLGAYEKIRFKGLDYESVHLYGQEAPEEFTIFENGVAYQVFLNNGLMTGIFLDQHEVRGLLVDGFAAGKSLLNLFSYTAAFSVAAAMGGVAETTSVDLAKRSRELSEAHFQANGLLLESHRFIVMDVFEYFKYAKRKGLSYDVIVLDPPSFARNKKQTFSVAKDYHKLIAQSLEILNPDGQIIASTNASNVGLEKFKKEIEKGFMGRKHRYLQTYRLPSDFVINKNDESSNYLKVFTIQVEK, encoded by the coding sequence ATGAATACAGTAACCGTAAGCCCCAGTGTGGAGCGAAAAATACAGCAGGGGATTTGTGTGCTACAGGCGCAAGATTTTCCTCATCTTGAGATGAAGAACACCGTGGTTCAGTTGGTGAATCAGCAAGGGCACTTTCTAGGGACGGCCTATCTTTCTGTCCAAAATAAGGGGATTGGCTGGCTGGTTTCTAAGAAAAAGGAGCCGTTGGATCGAGCATTTTTTAAACGGTTGTTTGTCGAAGCTAGACAGAAGAGACAGTCTTTTGAAGAGTCAACGGTGACAACTGCTTATCGTTTGTTTAACCAAGACGGTGATGGTTTTGGCGGTATGACAATTGACCGCTATCATGATTATGCGGTCTTTTCGTGGTATAATGACTATATTTACTCGATAAAAGAGGAGATTGTAGCAGCGTTTCGAGTCGTTTTTCCCGATCTGCTAGGGGCTTATGAAAAAATTCGTTTCAAAGGTTTGGACTATGAATCAGTCCATCTGTATGGTCAAGAAGCACCTGAAGAGTTTACCATTTTTGAAAACGGCGTTGCCTACCAAGTCTTTTTGAATAATGGTTTGATGACAGGAATTTTCCTAGATCAGCATGAGGTGAGAGGATTGCTAGTTGATGGATTTGCAGCGGGTAAGAGTCTCTTGAATCTGTTTTCTTATACGGCAGCTTTTTCAGTAGCAGCAGCCATGGGTGGTGTAGCTGAGACAACCTCTGTGGACTTGGCCAAGCGTTCGAGAGAATTATCAGAAGCCCATTTTCAGGCGAATGGCTTATTATTAGAGAGTCATCGTTTCATTGTGATGGATGTCTTTGAATACTTTAAATACGCCAAACGAAAAGGCTTATCTTATGATGTCATTGTCCTTGATCCGCCTAGTTTTGCACGCAATAAAAAGCAGACCTTCTCGGTTGCTAAGGATTACCATAAGCTGATTGCTCAATCGCTTGAAATTCTCAATCCTGACGGACAGATTATCGCTTCCACTAATGCGTCGAATGTAGGGCTTGAAAAATTTAAAAAAGAAATTGAAAAGGGATTTATGGGGCGCAAGCACCGCTATCTCCAAACCTATCGCCTACCGAGCGATTTTGTGATAAACAAAAATGATGAAAGTAGTAATTACCTCAAGGTCTTTACGATACAGGTAGAAAAATGA
- a CDS encoding LTA synthase family protein, translating to MGRKEALVNKNRYLLSKILRSRIGFVLVLVTIYWIKTLWAYLIDFNLDTKGFYQNFILFINPLPVGLLFIGLALYIKSTKWFYRIAGFLYFLLFLWLFSNTLYFREFSDYISISTMLASSSVAAGLLQTTLKSLRFWDFTYFLDFIAFAYLLAKKKISVDPKPFNKRASFAVTALSVMLFSVNLFLAEIDRPELLTRGFSNTYIVRALGLPSFLGYNAYQTYNAHKDRSEASPEDLTPVQQYITEHHAKPNEEYFGMAKGRNVIYLHLESLQQFIIDYKLKVEDKEYEVTPFLNSLYHSNSTFAFSNFFNQVKAGKTSDAETMIETSLFGLNQGSFMVQYGGSNTQQAAPYILSQEAGYTSAVFHGNAGSFWNRNNTYKQWGYNYFFDKTYFTETNAENSFEYGLNDKVMFTDAIPYFERLQQPFYTKFITVSNHYPYTTSLSGDETGFPLADTKDETINGYFATANYLDASIKAFFDYLKATGLYEKSIIVLYGDHYGISNSRNPSLAPLLGKDPETWSDYDNAMLQRVPYMIVIPGMNKGRIIDTFGGEIDALPTLEHLLGIDSTKYLQVGQDLLSKENKQIVSLRTPGNFITPTYTNYSGKLYYTETGEEITNPDENTQNIIETIKEETNAQLRASDAIQTGDLIRFLNNGLPPVNPKDYSYLHSLDKEIEIENELGSKSTSLYSQRGNQSTVDLFQAKSYRLLHEQTTAATTASTAPSSSSSSTEEEK from the coding sequence ATGGGAAGAAAGGAAGCTCTTGTGAACAAAAATCGCTATCTCTTATCAAAAATCTTGCGTTCTAGAATTGGTTTTGTCCTCGTTCTCGTAACCATCTACTGGATAAAGACACTATGGGCTTACCTCATTGATTTCAATTTAGATACCAAAGGTTTTTACCAAAATTTCATTCTCTTTATCAACCCACTTCCAGTCGGGCTGCTCTTTATCGGACTAGCCCTCTATATCAAATCAACAAAATGGTTCTACCGAATCGCAGGATTTCTCTATTTCTTGCTGTTTTTATGGCTATTTTCAAATACCTTGTACTTTAGAGAGTTTTCAGACTATATCTCGATTTCAACCATGCTAGCTAGCTCCAGCGTCGCAGCTGGGCTCCTGCAAACAACGCTGAAATCCCTTCGCTTTTGGGACTTTACCTACTTTCTGGATTTCATCGCATTTGCCTATCTCTTAGCTAAAAAGAAGATTTCAGTTGACCCTAAGCCCTTTAACAAGCGAGCAAGTTTTGCGGTCACAGCCCTGTCAGTCATGCTCTTTTCAGTCAACCTCTTTCTCGCAGAAATTGACCGTCCTGAACTATTGACCCGTGGCTTTTCAAATACCTATATCGTACGGGCCCTCGGTCTGCCATCCTTTCTTGGCTACAATGCCTATCAGACCTACAATGCCCATAAAGACCGCTCAGAAGCAAGCCCAGAAGATTTAACCCCTGTCCAACAATACATCACAGAACACCATGCCAAACCAAACGAGGAATACTTTGGTATGGCAAAGGGGCGCAATGTCATCTATCTTCACCTAGAAAGTTTACAGCAATTTATCATTGACTACAAACTAAAGGTCGAAGACAAAGAGTATGAAGTGACCCCCTTTCTCAACTCTCTCTACCACTCCAATTCCACCTTTGCCTTTTCCAACTTCTTTAACCAAGTCAAAGCAGGAAAGACCTCTGATGCCGAAACGATGATTGAAACCTCTCTCTTTGGACTCAATCAAGGCTCCTTCATGGTTCAATACGGTGGCAGCAATACCCAACAAGCAGCACCTTATATCCTGTCCCAAGAAGCAGGTTACACATCGGCTGTCTTTCACGGAAATGCTGGTAGCTTCTGGAATCGGAACAATACCTACAAACAGTGGGGCTACAACTACTTCTTTGATAAGACCTATTTCACTGAAACCAATGCAGAAAATTCATTTGAATACGGTTTAAATGATAAGGTCATGTTCACCGATGCGATTCCCTACTTTGAACGCTTACAACAACCTTTTTATACAAAATTTATCACCGTTTCGAACCACTATCCCTACACCACCAGCCTCTCAGGTGATGAGACAGGATTTCCCCTTGCCGATACAAAAGATGAGACAATCAACGGCTACTTTGCTACCGCTAACTATCTAGATGCCTCTATCAAAGCCTTCTTTGACTACCTAAAGGCAACTGGGCTCTATGAAAAATCCATCATCGTTCTCTACGGAGACCATTATGGCATTTCCAATTCTCGTAACCCAAGTCTCGCCCCACTTCTTGGTAAAGACCCAGAAACTTGGTCAGACTACGACAATGCCATGCTCCAACGTGTCCCTTATATGATTGTCATTCCAGGAATGAATAAGGGACGCATCATTGATACCTTTGGTGGCGAAATCGACGCCCTCCCAACCCTCGAGCATCTCCTTGGTATCGACTCGACCAAATACCTTCAGGTCGGTCAAGATTTACTATCAAAGGAAAACAAGCAGATCGTTTCCCTACGAACGCCGGGGAACTTCATCACCCCTACCTATACCAATTATTCTGGTAAACTTTACTACACAGAAACCGGTGAAGAAATTACCAATCCCGATGAGAATACGCAAAACATCATTGAGACAATCAAAGAAGAAACCAATGCTCAGCTGCGAGCAAGTGACGCCATCCAGACAGGCGATCTTATCCGCTTTTTAAACAACGGACTACCTCCTGTCAATCCAAAGGACTATTCTTATCTCCATTCTCTTGATAAGGAAATAGAAATCGAAAACGAACTCGGCAGCAAATCAACAAGCCTCTACAGCCAGCGTGGCAATCAGTCCACTGTAGACCTTTTCCAAGCCAAAAGCTATCGCTTACTCCACGAGCAAACGACAGCTGCTACAACCGCTTCAACAGCGCCAAGTAGCTCTTCTAGCAGTACAGAAGAAGAGAAATAA
- a CDS encoding MucBP domain-containing protein translates to MKEEQKPEQEENQAKPGGKVTAQYFVEGSSTRLYRNPNDPKDTVVKEDGTPIDTDYVDQAPEELQDNAGNFYDLVRNADKTPKLRGGSAPQEGNVTENPQVIKYEYKKRETPTDKPGKYIPYIPENPGDPSNPNDPKYPNDPENNPPLDPNGNPIPPVDYDDTPEEPSDDPRLPDIDGFVPVDPNDPNNPLPKDPNGKYIPPTPENPKENTPIPYVPAGNVVVKYEDEEGNEIKKPVEDTPKSPVDTPYDTTDHKDPKITTKEPKDPNDPNSPEEDVVYYLKEVKEGSDPENGEEAKVKKGTSTVTYVYEKAGSVIVNYVDELGDKIEGNTEDVIVLENAKPGVDYDTTVETIRKRTLRTPDGKVYERVPAGKYDAGEVDADGRLVAYSDLAKGKVAAGVKKEITYVYKLKEEQKPEQENQLAKSGGKVTAQYFVEGSSTRLYRDPKDPKDTVVKEDGTPIDTDYVDQAPEELQDNAGNFYDLVRNADGTPKLRGGSAPQNGKVTEDPQVIQYEYKKRETPTEKPGKYIPYIPVDPSKPTDPKDPLTPPVNPNTGVPIPPVDYDGTPEDPSNNPPLPDIDGFVPVDPKDPSKPLKPKDPNDPTKGYEPPTLKNPKDPKENTPVPYVPAGSVVVHYVNEAGEEIQDPTVDTPKSPIGTEYHTNEGEKEIPKEIPGKDGKVYELVKVKDGDVEDGNVVRGITTVTYIYRLKSTPVVEKGSVIVEYKDKDGRVIADNNVVQYNQPEGTEYNTNTDAHRPLFIKGYDGKTYKRVPVGTYPVGAVDENGHLLSSEGATGKLVANTTLIVTYVYEVVEEPAKPIEEGTLEVNFVDEDGNPVAPQENSKGKPNDPYATTPKEIDGYELVRVEGDDPSGRYTNGHKKVTYVYKKKPTTPVPPVRPVPPVTPPTTPVPPVTPPTTPVPPTPGKPVEPGKPVEPSKPAEPATPATPSTPAQPAEPAKAELPNTGDTVGNAAFAYGAAALGVAALLGLGKKKSEDEE, encoded by the coding sequence TTGAAAGAAGAGCAAAAACCTGAGCAAGAAGAAAATCAAGCTAAACCAGGTGGAAAAGTAACAGCTCAATACTTCGTAGAAGGCTCAAGCACTCGTCTGTACAGAAATCCAAACGATCCAAAAGATACAGTCGTTAAAGAAGACGGTACTCCAATCGATACTGACTACGTTGACCAAGCACCAGAAGAGTTGCAAGACAACGCAGGTAACTTCTATGATTTGGTGAGAAACGCAGACAAAACTCCAAAACTTCGAGGCGGTTCAGCACCTCAAGAAGGTAACGTAACTGAAAATCCACAAGTTATTAAATACGAGTACAAGAAACGTGAAACGCCAACGGATAAACCTGGTAAATACATTCCTTACATCCCAGAAAATCCTGGTGATCCATCAAATCCAAACGATCCTAAGTATCCAAACGATCCAGAGAACAATCCTCCTCTAGATCCAAATGGCAATCCAATTCCACCAGTGGATTACGATGATACACCAGAGGAGCCAAGTGATGATCCACGTTTGCCAGATATCGATGGCTTTGTCCCAGTAGATCCAAACGATCCAAATAACCCATTACCAAAAGATCCAAATGGCAAATATATCCCACCAACACCAGAGAATCCGAAGGAAAATACTCCAATTCCTTACGTACCAGCTGGAAACGTTGTCGTGAAGTATGAAGATGAAGAAGGAAATGAAATCAAGAAACCAGTTGAGGACACTCCTAAATCACCAGTAGATACTCCATACGACACAACAGATCATAAAGATCCGAAGATTACAACTAAGGAACCGAAAGATCCAAACGATCCAAATTCACCAGAAGAAGATGTTGTCTACTACTTGAAAGAAGTAAAAGAAGGTTCAGACCCAGAAAATGGAGAAGAAGCAAAAGTTAAGAAAGGTACAAGTACAGTAACCTATGTTTATGAAAAAGCTGGTTCTGTTATTGTTAACTATGTGGATGAACTAGGTGATAAGATTGAGGGCAATACGGAGGATGTAATAGTTCTTGAGAATGCTAAGCCAGGTGTAGACTACGATACAACAGTTGAAACCATCCGTAAACGCACGCTTAGAACTCCAGATGGAAAAGTGTACGAGCGTGTCCCTGCTGGCAAGTACGACGCTGGTGAAGTAGATGCAGACGGACGTTTGGTTGCATACTCAGACCTTGCAAAAGGTAAAGTTGCAGCTGGCGTGAAAAAAGAAATCACCTATGTCTACAAGTTGAAAGAAGAGCAAAAACCTGAGCAAGAAAATCAGCTAGCTAAATCAGGTGGAAAAGTAACAGCTCAATACTTCGTAGAAGGTTCAAGCACTCGTCTTTACAGAGATCCAAAAGATCCAAAAGATACAGTTGTTAAAGAAGACGGTACTCCAATTGATACTGACTACGTTGACCAAGCACCAGAAGAGTTGCAAGACAACGCAGGTAACTTCTATGACTTGGTGAGAAACGCAGACGGTACTCCAAAACTTCGAGGCGGTTCTGCACCACAAAATGGTAAAGTAACGGAAGATCCACAAGTCATCCAATACGAGTACAAGAAACGTGAAACACCAACGGAAAAACCAGGTAAGTACATCCCGTACATCCCAGTAGATCCATCTAAACCAACAGATCCAAAAGATCCACTAACTCCTCCAGTGAATCCAAATACAGGTGTTCCAATCCCACCAGTGGATTATGATGGTACGCCAGAGGATCCAAGCAATAACCCACCATTGCCAGACATCGATGGATTTGTCCCAGTAGATCCGAAAGATCCAAGCAAACCATTGAAACCAAAAGATCCAAATGACCCAACGAAAGGCTATGAGCCACCAACGCTCAAAAATCCAAAAGATCCTAAGGAAAATACGCCAGTACCTTACGTACCAGCAGGTTCAGTCGTTGTTCACTATGTCAACGAAGCTGGTGAAGAAATCCAAGATCCAACCGTTGATACACCAAAATCACCAATTGGAACTGAGTACCACACGAACGAAGGTGAAAAGGAAATTCCTAAGGAAATCCCAGGCAAAGACGGTAAAGTCTACGAATTGGTCAAAGTGAAAGATGGCGATGTGGAAGATGGCAATGTTGTCAGAGGTATTACAACTGTTACCTACATCTACCGCTTGAAATCTACACCAGTTGTTGAAAAAGGATCTGTCATCGTTGAGTACAAGGACAAAGATGGTCGTGTGATCGCAGACAACAACGTTGTTCAGTACAACCAACCAGAAGGAACTGAGTACAACACCAACACGGATGCTCATCGTCCATTGTTCATCAAAGGCTACGATGGCAAGACTTACAAACGTGTACCAGTTGGTACTTATCCTGTAGGTGCTGTCGATGAAAATGGTCACTTGTTGTCATCTGAGGGTGCAACTGGCAAGCTTGTTGCCAACACAACTCTTATCGTAACTTACGTCTACGAAGTAGTTGAAGAGCCAGCTAAACCAATTGAAGAAGGCACTCTTGAAGTCAACTTCGTGGATGAAGACGGAAATCCAGTAGCACCACAAGAAAACAGCAAGGGTAAACCAAACGATCCATATGCAACAACTCCAAAAGAGATTGACGGCTATGAATTGGTGCGTGTAGAAGGTGACGATCCAAGCGGTCGCTACACAAATGGTCATAAGAAAGTTACCTACGTGTACAAGAAGAAACCAACTACACCAGTACCTCCAGTAAGACCAGTTCCACCAGTAACGCCACCAACAACACCGGTTCCACCAGTGACACCTCCAACAACTCCAGTACCACCAACTCCAGGGAAACCAGTTGAGCCAGGTAAACCGGTAGAACCAAGCAAACCAGCTGAGCCAGCAACACCAGCTACTCCAAGCACTCCTGCTCAACCAGCAGAACCAGCGAAAGCAGAATTACCAAACACAGGTGATACTGTAGGAAATGCTGCATTTGCATACGGCGCTGCTGCGTTAGGAGTTGCGGCTTTACTCGGACTTGGCAAGAAAAAATCAGAAGACGAAGAATAA
- a CDS encoding MucBP domain-containing protein, whose translation MNNQAQSLNGKTYEFKEVSKTAKVGDKDVVTVDDTNKFSDETEGTVEEGTTHVIYVYKEKQPEAPAPKGSVVVHYVNEAGEEIQDPFKDTTDQPTGTGFNTAEGDREQPGSIAKDGKTYEFKEVSKTAKVGDKDVVTVDDTNKFSDETEGTVKEGTTHVIYVYKEKQPEAPAPKGSVVVHYVNEAGEEIQSERSDLTNVDPGTRYNTGETDLEKPESILFKGKTYEFKEVSQTPKVGDETVVKENITKEFSSQEKTKVMS comes from the coding sequence GTGAACAACCAGGCACAATCGCTAAATGGCAAGACCTATGAGTTCAAAGAAGTATCAAAAACAGCAAAAGTTGGAGATAAAGACGTTGTAACAGTAGATGACACCAACAAGTTCAGCGATGAAACAGAAGGAACTGTTGAAGAAGGAACGACCCACGTTATCTACGTCTACAAAGAGAAACAACCAGAAGCTCCAGCGCCTAAGGGTTCAGTAGTTGTCCACTATGTCAACGAAGCTGGTGAAGAAATCCAAGATCCATTCAAAGATACAACAGATCAACCAACAGGTACAGGCTTCAACACAGCTGAAGGCGACCGTGAACAACCAGGCTCAATCGCTAAAGATGGCAAGACCTATGAGTTCAAAGAAGTATCAAAAACAGCAAAAGTTGGAGATAAAGACGTTGTAACAGTAGATGACACCAACAAGTTCAGCGATGAAACAGAAGGAACTGTTAAAGAAGGAACAACCCACGTTATCTACGTTTACAAAGAGAAACAACCAGAAGCTCCAGCACCTAAGGGTTCAGTAGTCGTTCACTATGTCAATGAAGCTGGTGAAGAAATCCAATCAGAGCGTTCTGACCTAACAAATGTAGACCCAGGAACTAGATATAACACAGGTGAAACAGATCTTGAAAAACCAGAATCTATCCTATTTAAAGGTAAGACATATGAGTTTAAAGAAGTTTCACAAACACCAAAAGTTGGTGATGAGACAGTTGTAAAAGAAAATATCACAAAAGAGTTTTCTTCTCAGGAAAAGACCAAGGTGATGTCGTAG
- a CDS encoding MucBP domain-containing protein, translating to MSTKLVKKSKIHSKIQQINQQVQASTQLKGDREQPGSIAKDGKTYEFKEVSKTAKVGDKDVVTVDDTNKFSDETEGTVKEGTTHVIYVYKEKQPEAPAPKGSVVVHYVNEAGEEIQDPFKDTTDQPTGTGFNTAEGDREQPGSIAKDGKTYEFKEVSKTAKVGDKDVVTVDDTNKFSDETEGTVKEGTTHVIYVYKEKQPEAPAPKGSVVVHYVNEAGEEIQDPFKDTTDQPTGTGFNTAEGDREQPGTIAKDGKTYEFKEVSKTAKVGDKDVVTVDDTNKFSDETEGTVEEGTTHVIYVYKEKQPEAPAPKGSVVVHYVNEAGEEIQDPFKDTTDQPTGTGFNTAEGDREQPGSIAKDGKTYEFKEVSKTAKVGDKDVVTVDDTNKFSDETEGTVKEGTTHVIYVYKEKQPEAPAPKGSVVVHYVNEAGEEIQDPFKDTTDQPTGTGFNTAEGDREQPGSIAKDGKTYEFKEVSKTAKVGDKDVVTVDDTNKFSDETEGTVKEGTTHVIYVYKEKQPEAPAPKGSVVVHYVNEAGEEIQDPFKDTTDQPTGTGFNTAEGDREQPGTIAKWQDL from the coding sequence ATGTCAACGAAGCTGGTGAAGAAATCCAAGATCCATTCAAAGATACAACAGATCAACCAACAGGTACAGGCTTCAACACAGCTGAAGGGCGACCGTGAACAACCAGGCTCAATCGCTAAAGATGGCAAGACCTATGAGTTCAAAGAAGTATCAAAAACAGCAAAAGTTGGAGATAAAGACGTTGTAACAGTAGATGACACCAACAAGTTCAGCGATGAAACAGAAGGAACTGTTAAAGAAGGAACGACCCACGTTATCTACGTCTACAAAGAGAAACAACCAGAAGCTCCAGCGCCTAAGGGTTCAGTAGTTGTCCACTATGTCAACGAAGCTGGTGAAGAAATCCAAGATCCATTCAAAGATACAACAGATCAACCAACAGGTACAGGCTTCAACACAGCTGAAGGCGACCGTGAACAACCAGGCTCAATCGCTAAAGATGGCAAGACCTATGAGTTCAAAGAAGTATCAAAAACAGCAAAAGTTGGAGATAAAGACGTTGTAACAGTAGATGACACCAACAAGTTCAGCGATGAAACAGAAGGAACTGTTAAAGAAGGAACGACCCACGTTATCTACGTCTACAAAGAGAAACAACCAGAAGCTCCAGCGCCTAAGGGTTCAGTAGTTGTCCACTATGTCAACGAAGCTGGTGAAGAAATCCAAGATCCATTCAAAGATACAACAGATCAACCAACAGGTACAGGCTTCAACACAGCTGAAGGCGACCGTGAACAACCAGGCACAATCGCTAAAGATGGCAAGACCTATGAGTTCAAAGAAGTATCAAAAACAGCAAAAGTTGGAGATAAAGACGTTGTAACAGTAGATGACACCAACAAGTTCAGCGATGAAACAGAAGGAACTGTTGAAGAAGGAACGACCCACGTTATCTACGTCTACAAAGAGAAACAACCAGAAGCTCCAGCGCCTAAGGGTTCAGTAGTTGTCCACTATGTCAACGAAGCTGGTGAAGAAATCCAAGATCCATTCAAAGATACAACAGATCAACCAACAGGTACAGGCTTCAACACAGCTGAAGGCGACCGTGAACAACCAGGCTCAATCGCTAAAGATGGCAAGACCTATGAGTTCAAAGAAGTATCAAAAACAGCAAAAGTTGGAGATAAAGACGTTGTAACAGTAGATGACACCAACAAGTTCAGCGATGAAACAGAAGGAACTGTTAAAGAAGGAACGACCCACGTTATCTACGTCTACAAAGAGAAACAACCAGAAGCTCCAGCGCCTAAGGGTTCAGTAGTTGTCCACTATGTCAACGAAGCTGGTGAAGAAATCCAAGATCCATTCAAAGATACAACAGATCAACCAACAGGTACAGGCTTCAACACAGCTGAAGGCGACCGTGAACAACCAGGCTCAATCGCTAAAGATGGCAAGACCTATGAGTTCAAAGAAGTATCAAAAACAGCAAAAGTTGGAGATAAAGACGTTGTAACAGTAGATGACACCAACAAGTTCAGCGATGAAACAGAAGGAACTGTTAAAGAAGGAACGACCCACGTTATCTACGTCTACAAAGAGAAACAACCAGAAGCTCCAGCGCCTAAGGGTTCAGTAGTTGTCCACTATGTCAACGAAGCTGGTGAAGAAATCCAAGATCCATTCAAAGATACAACAGATCAACCAACAGGTACAGGCTTCAACACAGCTGAAGGCGACCGTGAACAACCAGGCACAATCGCTAAATGGCAAGACCTATGA
- a CDS encoding MucBP domain-containing protein yields MTSAYSGKTYRRVPAGDDYRVGKVDEKGHLTSSAPVSGEVKEELQTVTYIYKEVKGSVVVHYVNEAGEEIQDPFKDTTDQPTGTGFNTAEGRP; encoded by the coding sequence ATCACGTCAGCATATAGCGGCAAAACTTACCGCCGTGTACCTGCAGGTGATGATTACAGAGTCGGTAAGGTAGATGAAAAAGGTCACTTGACATCAAGCGCACCAGTAAGCGGTGAAGTGAAAGAAGAGCTTCAAACAGTAACCTATATCTACAAAGAAGTTAAAGGTTCAGTAGTCGTTCACTATGTCAACGAAGCTGGTGAAGAAATCCAAGATCCATTCAAAGATACAACAGATCAACCAACAGGTACAGGCTTCAACACAGCTGAAGGGCGACCGTGA